In the Ptychodera flava strain L36383 chromosome 1, AS_Pfla_20210202, whole genome shotgun sequence genome, AAACTGAGTCATAAGTAAGTATGTGCAATTCGcatcataaattttatataaaCGCCCGATCAAAGTATCTGAGGGGTGATGCGACTGGCGATTATTTCATGTTGAGATAAAAGAGTAGGCTGTCATATCGTGCAATTAACCACATCACACCCCTTCAAAAGTAAGCGACAAAAGAGCATACGAAAGAGTCAGAATCCCAAAGACAAATCACCATGCTATCCCGGGGTACTCCTAAAATGTTCAATCACAGAGGAGGAGCCAAAAGCAAAAATAACATTTGTTATGTATACTAGGCATACATGCCTACTTTCCTGCTTTGATTTATGTTCtcattgttgtttattgttattCTAAATGATATACAGTACCGGTCCTTGAAAGTTAAATTTTACAAGGGATTTGTACAAGACCTATATTGCCATATGTGTTGAATCCAGGCTAAGGgttgttcagttattatggtaACTGACTACTTTGTCGTAGACCTACTTTTCGGCTCCCGGCTAGTACCTCGTAGTCCCCGTGCTCTAAATGAATCATGTGTAGATCTATGTTGACGAAAAACTTGCTATGcgcattgaagatactatgatatcaTCGAAGTCACATAGCATATTTGCTTCAGCTAATTACtgataactaatttgcatatttaacgaaatTTTCTGAATTAAGGATATGTATGTAGATTGGCTTGATTACATTGGACGAACATGCAATGTAAAaagaagatactatgatatattCATGAACGTTGTAGTAGCACTTGAGACGAACTTATTACAACTTTTGTTATTAAAATATATCTATatagacttgatcaaagttgacaaaaattggtATTTACATTGGtgatactatgataaaatattattgaaagtcgtttagcatttttacaacaCCTacttactaatttgcatatttaacaaactttcccAATTATGGACATACAACTGGAAGGactttaaacacgattggaactaattttggataattggatcttcatatttttcaaatttctcaaaagtgtttggtgcaatatggctgaatgttgcaatattataaattacttataaaaacaagtgtgtaacttaaaaagaaaagcagatgagcttacatttgcaggttaaaatgacctaacttcaccatccaattatcccgaaatagttccaatcgtgtttttaccAAGTTTGTGAAACGTAATATGGATATTTATGAAACAATAGTGTTTTATTAGTGAAAGACGTTGTGCATTTTCCTGTCAGGTATTTgatgatttgtattttattgaacATTCCAAATTAGGAACGTAAACTTAAAGGACCAAAGCTGATGAAAGTTGCTATGTCGGCTGATTGACAGTGtgtataaattttcaaaataactgaTAACTTGAGGggcttgaccaaaattgatgaacgTGCTATGTAAATTGATGATAAAGCTATATAACAGTAGTGAAGGACATCTGCATTTTCGTATCAGCTgattaataatttgcatatcaaatgagCTTTCACGGTTGGGCATATAAGGCTTAAAGGACGTGATTTAATGCAATTACACTTATTATgattgtcaaagaaatttagtactTTCACTTACACTaagtacaaatttgtatttgtatacTTATTGATTTTTGGAATTAGTCTATggtgaatatttttcatgatgttgatcataacaatttcaatgaagatccaaacttgtggcaaaagtttcaatttaaaGACAACTGCATATATAGGGCTGTACATATATAGAGTGAACATAACGAGCGGCTATGATATCTCGGCCCACAAAAACGGAAGCACTTTCACAATCCTTTCTGAACAGAGGTTTTGACTTATACTGCTTTAGACTGACCAAGGCTACAGAAAAGGAAGTTTGTAGATTTCATTTGCAAGTTTATGAGATCGTCCGTAATCGCAGCCGCTTTGACTTTAGCATGACCCCTCAAATGACCCTGAATTCATTGTTTGGCAATGTACTCTTCTCCACGGCAGATTAATGAAGTACTCGTACTTGTAGTATTTTTAAATCGAATAAAGATGTAAGGAAACAATCATTGTCCAAAATTTAACACACTTCAATGTTTGTATTATTGTGATTATTTGACTATTTTATCCCAGCTTAACCTTGTCTCTATTATCGACAATTTCAgcatagtttttcaaaatatatattgtttggtgattttcaaaatatttgccatGCTTGTTTACTAGAAGAGAGCGACTGTATACCAATCTGTTCTGTAATCAGTGATAGtagaattattttcattttccatcTGCCCTTGTTAGTGTTACCTCAAAAATTTCTTATTCATCATTAAGGTTTTTTTTAAGTGTTAGATATTATAGACACACATATTCATTGTCTTGTTACATGACACTACCTTATGTCAAGTTTTGTGTATCACAGCAATGTTGCGTTTAATCTTGcttttttaaatatatcaacTATCCTAAAAGGCTCAGTttaattttactttgattttcaGGGGTTATGGTTTGAGCAACTACCTTTACAAATGCACCATACCATCTGATGAAACGCCCAAAGCTTCTTCCATCCCAAGCAATGTTCTAGTGCGTATCTACGCTGACGTCTTGGCTAATCCGGGTGGTAGCTTTTTAGAGACGGCAATCTGCGCGCTCCTCGCAGAGAAAAACGAGGCTCCGAAGATTTACGGCATTTGCCAGGAAGGTCGCCTTGAAGAATTTGTTCAGGTAAGTTCATTCCAAAAGAATGATAACTTTGAAGCAGTTTACCGGTCTCACTTTTCAAAAGGATGGGTTGTCATGTGATCTAATCAAAAGAAATAGATGTAAGTGTAAGTAAAGGCTGCATGTTATGAGTAGAATGGTTTAATTGACCACCACttctaatttgcacatttaacgaACTTTCGTAATTTAGGGATATAAATCTGtatattgacttgaccaaagttgacgaaacttgctacgtacattcaagatatcattaataatattaccaaaagtcagttttgactttttaaaacatcttatcactaatttgcatatgtaacaaTTGTAATTAGgaatatcttgattgactcgaTAAAAGTCGattaaacatgctatgtacgttgaaaagaaatatgatgaaatattaatgaaggttttttagcatttttacatcaacaagttactaatttgcatattaaactaattttcccaattagggatataagaCTCGCTAGGAATGTTAATGAGACAATTATGTTGTActagtgaaagatattttgcattttcatatcAGCCAATttatgagctttcacagtttggcaaaTATAggttgaaggacttgaccaaaggcaattacaattgctatataaaatggcgATACAataacagcagtcaaagaaattaagtatttttatttcagcaaattacatatttatatacttaatgaccctcggaattaatctgtggtgaatattgttcatgatgttaatcataacactttcaatgaagttgcaaacatgtggcaaaagttttaatttacagacaactgcaatatgtACTGAAAAACGTGAGCAtatcagttcacatctggtattTACATGGATTCACTATATACTACTCCAACCTTTATCGGTTGGACATCCGTATCCCCTGTAAGTCCACTGGAATGATCTGGACAGGAATGTTTGCGCCATGGGTTCGTCTATTATGTTTCTGTTTCACATTTCAAGTATTGGTACACGTTACACGATTTTGGTGTATTTTCTTTTCTGTATCGTAACTCAATTACATGTACACCATTATTTTCTAAAGGATCTTATCGTCATGGAATTATGTCAGTCACGAACCCTCAACGTGGATGATCTGAGGAGCAAAACCTTCGGTGTCGAAATCGCAAGAAAACTTGCCGAATATCATTGCATGGACATGCCACTACGAAAAGAACCAATCTTCCTGCTGGAAACAtgtgaaaagtaaaaatttaaatCACTAGCCATTTTATAATAGCTTTCTGTCACtaaatttgaactttcaaatataTGGCCGCACTtcaataacatttcatttttgatgACACGGCGCCATCAGGCTTAAACTGCATTGTGCTTGCAAATTAGCAGTGTGCAAATAGTCAAGCCGTGTGTCATGTGAAATAAACTGTAAGTTTTAAACTTTAAGGTAGTTGCTTAATTTATGAAAGATTTAAATCAAGAACGGCAATTAAACAGAAATATAGCTTTATTTTGTATATTCGTGCAGTGGAttataatattttcttttttgtgcTTGGTTATGAACCATTCTCCTCCTGCTCGCTATTTAATAGACCTAGTGTATAAGTTCGTCTGTACAGCGTGGAACATATCTGTCTCCTCAGGTTGCCTCAACTGTCGATGGGTCTTTGAGATCCACAATGAAAGTTGAGCAAGTTTTAAAAATCCCAACTGAAATAAGTTAGCGATGCATGTCAGAAAGATGAAATTGTACAGTTATATATGCGCCGTAGATGAAAGTTCCCAACGGTGACAACTTTATTTAGCAGTGAATACCCATTGTTTACAGTTGCCTTTGCATGGCCGAATAGCACCACTTGGCATAGAAGTTTCAGTATGTTTACTTTAGTTTTTTCAGTTCCATGGCACTTGATAAAcaatttcatgtttttctattttcaagtATCAAaccaaataattttgaaaagagTTAGGAAAATCGAGCCTGTTGAAGGTGACGACATGTGGATTGAGTGATAGAATTAATAACGTTTTGCTATAGCTTCTAATACATCTACAAGCAAAAAATAGCAGCAAATAAGAGCAAGAATTGTCATAGAGTGGTATCTGGCTTTGTTGAAACATAGTTTCTATCATTCTTTAAAAGCTGGCTGGCCAGTATTCCCGAGACGTTCGGTAACGCTAATCATAATACCAAGCTTCAACATTGTTAGCCTACGGAGATGGGTTGAAGAACGAGCTAGGTTATGTACAGTGAGTATTAAACGTGTTTATCACTTCGTTGTACATTTCAACATCAACATGGTGGTGCTAATGATGATGGAGACAATGCTGATGTTTATGGTGGTGgcgatggtggtggtggtgatgatttggtttgattttattttattcttgtaCCACTCATATTTTCCTAGGACAGTCTAGGCAAACAAACACCTCGTTTGATTGTTCTATTTGCAGACAATTGCTCGAAGATATTTCTTCACCATCGGTGTTCAGTCACAATGACTTGAGTGAAGGTAAGATAACGAACGCTTTcttaaatttttgtttatatatcaAGGTATTTATCTAATTATATAATCAACGCAACCATAATAATGTAACCGAACTTCTATAATTGGTCTCTGTCTACAGAATGAACCCATCTACTCACTCATTTATCTGTCCATAAATCCATTCACCTCCCCACCCATTCATCTAtcaatccattcatccatccacaAATCCATCAACAACCCAtgcatctatccatccatccgtgCCTATTTACcaaaccatccatccatcaattcaTCCTTTTGTACAGCCATCCATCCCCAGATCCATGATCTAtcccatcaatccatccattcatccatccgtccatccaccAATTGATCTATCAGTCGCATACCCGTCCATCCATGTATCCTTCAATCATACATCTATCCATCCCTTGATCCAGTCATCATCGACATTTCGTCGCACGATCAATTAAACTAGCAAACcaccgtacatacatacatacatacatacatacatacatacatacatacatacatacatacatacatacatacatacatacatacatacatacatacatacatacatacatacatacataatacatacataaatacatacatacatacatacatacatacatacatacatacatacatacatacatacatacatacatacatacatacatacatacatacatacatacatacatacatacatacatacatacatacatacatacatacatacatacatacatacatacatacatacacacatacataaatacatacatacatacacacttacatacatacatacaaacatacatacatacatacatacatacatacatacatacatacatacatacatacatacatacatacatacatacatacatacatacatacatacatacatacatacatacatacatacatacatacatacatacatacatacatacatacatacatacatacatacatacatacatacatacatacatacatacatacatacatacatacatacatacatacatacatatatacatacatacatactctatAAAATGTAGAAAGGAGTGTTTAATTTTTAGATCATTaaatttgaaccaaatttcaaTATCTCGTTTATTTTCGTTATGTCTTGACGGTACAACGGTCTCTTTTTTCTTAATAACAGGAAATGTTTTGTCGATAAACCAAGGCAGACGCATCGTATTCATTGACTTTGAATATGCCAGCTACAATTACAGGTGCGTTTAACAGATAAGAAAAAGTAACAGACAATTTAAACAGCTGGATGGCACTAAAACTGTTTACTGTTCAGAGCATCTGTTCGAAAGTAGGAAATTCCTCTTGAAATTCCATGCTGTCAAATTGGTACTTAACAATGTACTATGAATTCGGTTAAATACTTGCTTGCTTGCTCGGATGCAAGAGGTAACTACTGGCTCCATCAACgcaaaatttaatttgcttATAAGACAAATGTGCAATGTAAGCTTACTAATAATGGGCGAGCCTAACCAAGTTGAATATATCAACTGATATGATTCGGAGCTGCACAAGGAAAAGGAGGTCATGCCTTCAATGATTAGTGATAAGGTTGCTAATTACGTCGTGCATTGCTTGCAAATACAATTTCTCCTTGATTCCTCTCTCCCTAAGTGATCATAGCCCGCCAAATATCCAACCCAAAACCCGCCATTATCTAAGCCAAAACCCACCTGGGCAAGAAGGGGTCTCCAGTTCTGGTTATTAGTGATTAACGTTGGCACTAAGATTCATCAAGATTATCTATTCAAACCAATTAGACAAACATGGAAGAGTGAACTAATCATTAATAAGAAAGAACAGTTTTATATTCAAAACGGCACCGTCATGAGTAAAATCTcctaaaaacacgattggaactaatttgggataattggatcttcatatttttcaaatttctcaaacgtgttaggtcatctatagctgaatgtttcaatattacaaattattcataaaaacaagtgtgtaactgaaaaagaaaagtagatgaggttacatttgcagattaaatctaCATTATTTCACCATCGCATTATCCtacattagttccaatcgtgtttaaactATACAGAGTATACAGACACTTAGATAAATTGCGTTGCTCTTGAGGTGGCTTTGGCAAGATACTGACACAGTACGTTTCTCTTTATGCAGAGGTTACGACCTCGCTAACTACTTCTGCGAGTGGACATTTGACTACAGGTACGAAGAATTCCCATGCTTCAAGTACAGCCCCGATAATTATCCTACGAAGGAACAGCGACAGAAGTTCATCCGGACTTACCTGAGTTGTTACAAAGAGTACAAAAGCGCCTCAGTGGAGGGGAAGAAGAAAATTGAATTCGATCTATTGACTGAAATTGAGCGGTATAAATATTACTACTTAAAGCTTCTTGTTCCTTGTTTGTTCTGTGATATCTTTTGCGCTTCTTGGACAGATATTGGGAATCTCATGTTTCTACAATACTGTCATTGATCTGCCGTTTTGCACGCTCGAATTGGTTCgaattcatttgtttattaTATTGATTTCTGAAATTAGGCCATGTACGGTTACTGAATTTGACCGGAGATATGTGGTTCATCAATCGTATGTTTGCTAAAATGTGATGAGCATGGCGTACTTACAAAATAGTTTATTAGATTTTTAGTgcatttatgaaatcgggcggatATACCAACTCTTAATGCACTGTTCTTTTACCAGGGGTGTATGAACAGGTCTGTATCAGGCCTGGTATTAAAGGAATGTAtacagtgatgtaatttctgagtgTATCCAGTGCTGTGTACAAACAGTGGCGTGTCAGTGTTGAATTAACAGGGCCTGTTACGGGGTCtgaaaatttgtcagatttcaggggtgtatattttcagaaaaaatgccaatttTGACGACAAAAATTAATACTGACATATCTGTGAGCACATTAAAACATATTTCCCCAGCTACAGGTCTGTAttcacattgctgtgtacagtcttgtaaataaaatgatgggacaggcagaaatttcagacCCTGTCACAGGTCCGCGtccacatcactgtacacagtcCTGCCCCCTCAGCCCTGGATACAGACCTTCACATCAGcgcctgtcacagcaatgggacGTCTTTGCTGACATAGACCTGTACCACTGAGTTGTGTCAGGTACTGTACAGTGCTTGTCACAGGGGCAAATGCTTTTTTGCTGTGTATGAGGTTTTAACAGTGTGAGCCACTGAAATCTCACTTTGATTGTATTCTGTTTCCAACTGTTACCAATTTggcaacacagcctgtatgtgtgtaatatCGAATGCTACCGTCGGCAGCTGAGGTATAGCCCGGATTAAAATCCATTATCAACACCATTGCACTTTGTACCCAATGCATAGAGCAGGCAAAGACGAGACCtggaaattcaacaaacattggggagaagaaaacaatgtcaaacaaaatatttaaaataatatgaTCAAAGTTAGGGGTATCGTCCTTTTAATCTTAAGACCTAATATGGACTAATTATTAGTGAGTTGCTTGCAACTTTACAACAGCATGTTTTGCAATaaagaaaatacaaacataGCGGCCTCTCTGCATTGGATGACTGCATTAAATACAACTTGTCATTTTGCCTGTCCTTGAATTAGAATGCTCTTGTTCATGCGCCATACACATACCCAGCATGGAAAAAATAGCACAACAGAGGGTTTCGTACTTCAATCAACCAAACAAGTAGATTTTGTAGCAAAGTACTGAATGTACGCGTACGTAAAACGTCAGTTTTATAATCCAAATGTCTTCGATTTTTCTCACAGACTGAGTATATTCTGTCACTTCTTCTGGGCCATATGGCGATTGTTCAACAGGGGAAATCCCGTCACCAATTTGGATTTCTGGTGAGTTGGTCAGTCAAAACGCATCTGCAATTTCCACAAGGTATTCCTTATTTTTCAATCATCATCTACTGTATCTGTATGTACATGTCATGTTGGTTTCATAATCTCACAGCCTTGCATACCTTTAGTGGATAAGTCACATGCTGGATTAGAGGGTTTTCTGACATAGCAAAATTAAAGGTTAATGTATAGTATcgtgtaattttcttttcaggaCTATGCATTGACAAGAATGAAGATCTATATGGACATCAAACAGAAGTTACAACACTGTGTGAGAGCGGGCTTTAAAAGGGAGCAAGATGGTGGAGATTCTCGGCCTGTAAAACGACGCAAAACGGCAGATTGTGAGGACGGGCCCTAAAACGAAGCGAAAGGGTGAAGATTCTCGCAAGGAAAAACGGCATTAAACGGGAGGAAAGTGACAGAATATGGTTACATATGAGAAAATCTAGCCTTGGACTTGTTACCATAGAAAACCTTTCTATCGAAAGACTTATTGCCACCGTAATATATTGACGGTCGATATGAGGGCTTTTTCGATAATTTAATGCGCCCTAAATTTTTTCAGTGATTACTCATTATATGCTTGTTATGTGCTCATTTACTACgtatttaatgaatttgatGTAATTCGGGAAATTTTCTACCGATCGGAAAAATTCAAGAGTAGTCTTATTACACAAAAGAGAGTGCTATTTCTCAGGTTATTGAAAAGGTACTACATGACCAACTGTTCAAGTATGTTGAGGATGCATATATTCTGTACAGGTTTCAGTCTGGATTCTGCACATCCTATTCGACGACACGTGCGCTGCCTTCTATTACATTCGTTCGGGAATGGATAAGGGTAACTTTGTAGGGATGGTCTTGTTGGATTCACAAAAAGCTTTTGATACGATTGCTTATAAGTCTTTTTACTTGTTACGTTTGTCGGCATGCCTAAAACTGCTCTTATCTGGTACACATGCACCTAAGCTTTCAAATAGCAAGCAGCTTGTCGATGTGCATGGTGTTTTTTCTGATGCTCAAATACAACCTAGTTGTGTTCCCCAAGGGACAATTTTAAGACctttattattcttgatttactTAAATATAATGGAATGTTCTGACACTTTCAGATTATTTCAACGCGCTGATGATTCGGTTTTGTTAATTTCCGGCAAGAATCCTAAAGCTTATGAAATAGAGTCATGAGCCTTCTTGTATTAACGAATAACTTACCGACAGCAAACCGTCTTTGCATCTGGGAAAGAATGGGTCAATTTTTATTCGCTTCCAAATGTAAATGGAAAGCGAACTCCAAACTTAAGAGTTGTTTGTACATGTGATTGACCCAAAGTTTCTGAGAAAACCTTTGTGAAATATTGGGAGCAGGTATTGATCAATCGTTCAAGGAGAGTCTAGGGCAAAGAGTGCCCTGAATTGAATTAATGTCCGTCTTAAATTACTTTAACTTGTTTCTTGGGTTTGAGCATGAGGAAATTACCCTTCTCTAATTCAAAAGTATTATAGTACATTATCATAGTAAATTTTGGCTTTCAAGTTTAACAAAGAGTATCAGGTCAAACTTAGAGTGCTTCCAAACAAATTAGTcagattaaaattttgtttttaaatttacatcCTAGAATTAATTCAACAAGACAGTTAGTAATCAAGCCCCTAAGTATTTCACCGGATATTTTCATTTAACAGTAAACTGTTATTCATACCACAGCAGGTAGGTTTATATTCTTTTCATTCGGCGGCCTTTGGTTTTCATGGAAAGCATTCATTCATGATTTCACGAGCTAAATTGTTGAATGATATTCCATTTAGTATTCGTAAATGAAGTCAATTTCTACAGGCCAGGCTTTCA is a window encoding:
- the LOC139145844 gene encoding choline/ethanolamine kinase-like, which gives rise to MQSLVESMEQSHKEKANEWCRQYLKGPWSTIGRDKIHVELLRGYGLSNYLYKCTIPSDETPKASSIPSNVLVRIYADVLANPGGSFLETAICALLAEKNEAPKIYGICQEGRLEEFVQDLIVMELCQSRTLNVDDLRSKTFGVEIARKLAEYHCMDMPLRKEPIFLLETCEKGYDLANYFCEWTFDYRYEEFPCFKYSPDNYPTKEQRQKFIRTYLSCYKEYKSASVEGKKKIEFDLLTEIERLSIFCHFFWAIWRLFNRGNPVTNLDFWTMH